The window AATAAAAAGCGCaaggatgaaaagaaaagaaaagcaagtgACTCCATAGCTGTAGCTGCTGATGCTTCTCCAGCATTAACTGTTGACGCAGCTGCCAGTTCTTGCTGAGACTGCCAACATAAGCTACTGcagaaatatgaaaatttttggttACTTAAACAATGAACGAGTAGAACAATTGGTCGATACCACCAAGAAAGAATGCTGTAGAGCAGGACTGAAAACGAGGCTTAATCCAAAGCCCTGCGGGAGTTTCTGAAGATTATCAAGTTTCAATGGGAGTAGAAGTCAAAGCTTCTCTACTACCCACCCTGCCAAAGATAGCATCAATCTTCATACATTCTATTAAGTTAGCTGCATGCAGTTCAAGAGATGTTACTGCATCGGCCAGGTCTCCAATTGAACCTCATGCAAGATCAACATGTTTGCCAGTGTGGAAACTGAGCAGAGACACATTGAAGTTCTGCTTGTGcatcatggtttgatcatgtTGCTCTTTTCAGTTGTTGATGGTAATCAAAGGCATCTGTTGTCATTGTTTGTGGTAAAATTGGTTAGCTGATTTATAGGCCTCTCTCCAAGAAGTTGTATATTTAGCTGAAAAAGACAGTCTATCATGTCCATCATGGCCTGCTTTAGTTATACATGCCTTTTCAAACAGGTTCTTGGAAGTGAATTTTTTACATCGTTTTCGTTGATGAGTAATGGCTTTATTTTCATATATCCTTTTTAATATAGAAACTATTTCTGAGATGGATAGTGAATCCAATTTGCTCATTCAAGGGATTTCCTTTACTTTCTGGTGGTGGTTATTTATTGTGCATGATTGTTTTACAGGCTGTCGATCATATACAATCCTATGGTTGCACCTGCATTTGTGTGCGTGTGAATATTTACCACTTCTATAGAGAACTGAGACATCTTCAACCCTGCAAATCTAAACATTAGGTAtacttttcttctatttttcaAGCATAAGTCTACGTTTAATAGTTTTCTTGTTACTAAAAGGAAGCTTCTTCTTGATGATACGCCATCTTGCCAAGCACAGTTTATCTAAAATCTGACTTTGCCAGCGACCAAGTAAAATGTTCAAAACTAGCAAAACAAGGACTAGAGAGACGCATGTATGAATAGCCGCTATGTGTATTACAGATGGCCCATGATAATAATTTCCATTCACCTGACCTATTATTACCAATttattaacaaaaaagagaaaaatgtagTTTTGGTACCTAAACTTTAACATATGAACggttttaatcctcaaattctGGACAATGATAAATCTAGTACCTAATTTTTCAACTATTGAGCGCATTTAGTACCCTGATggattttttccaaattactacCAAAAAAGTCACGAGATAGTCGCATGTCTAACAACTATTgtataaaaaatgtaaaaaataaaataaaatatcctTTTGACACTAAGTGTCAtgtaaaatattcttttggCACTAAGTACTAAGTTTAAGaactaataattttatcaaattaaAATATCTTTCTAACACTAAGTTTAAGgactaataattttattaaaaggatattttacattttttttgacattttttatataataattaCGGATATATAACTATCACAATACTCTTTCTAGtactaatttggaaaaaaaactaTCACCATTACTAAATGTGTTCAAAAGTTGAAAGTCTAGataccaaatttgttttcgtTCAAAGTTTGGAAACAAAAACTGCTCatctttcaaattttggatatcaaaactgtatttttcttttaaattatgATGGTGAGCTACCAACccatatttattatatatatgtcATTTGGTTGATATTCCATGTGGGCTGGGGATAGGTAGTTAGAGGATGCATTTCTTCAAGCTTTAAAACACCCAGATCTACCTTCCATTTTCACTGCTAATCATTTTATTTGAAGGTTAAGTGCACTTTACTCCCTCAATTATAGATGCTTCCCCTCTTATATATGATCAACTTACCACCTCAGGGCTATTCAGTTTTGTGAGATTTTAGCATGTACCCATCCATGTACCTTACTTGATGGAGAATGTTTCTCATCAGATGAGTCACAATATCTATACATATCTTAACATGTCCAGTTGCCGATATATAGAATTTTCCCAAATCTCCCAAATGTTTTTTTGTATTTGGACCATTTATTACATTAAGCATTTGGATAGATTACCATATTGAACAGAACATAACGTCTTAACAATGGATTGATGAGAAGAAATGTATTGTGATTTTGACTAGAATCTGCAATCACTTAATGTAAGgggcaaaaaaaatatttgtactTATCGCCTACTAATATATTCATCATGTTGTATTATAATTTTGACACAACAAAACTATTTAATtgaataatataataaaattactCAGATAATGTCCCAACGGGCAGCTCGAATGGTATCTTCCTTGGTCTTTACGTAAGGTCACCAATTCGAACCATATTGACTATTGTGCAATACATTGTTTAAAAAGCTTCTACACCACTGTAGAGAATTAGTCTGACGTAAGTCAGAATATTCcttgcaagaaaaaaaaaaaaaacaaagataatCCTTAGAAAAAAAGTTACTAAGATAACATAATAGATGTGATTATGATTAAGGGTCAAAATTGCACTTTATCCATAATTCAGCACCATCTCAGATTCATTTAGTAACTTTTAGGCACAAACATACTAATGCTATAAATCATATTTAAGACCATTTGACAGAACATTCAAATTTACACTGGTCAAAAAGGAGAAGAACATGGAAAATTCGGCTGAAAAAGTGACAATAGACAGTAGACAGTATAGCAGGAGTAGTGGTGTACTTCTTGTTGGTGGTGTGGCCACTCTGGAGTCTGGACTGAATCTCTGAGGAACCAAATAAACACCAAAATCCCTTTTGTTTCAGGATACAGATAGATCAATGATTCCTTCTTCCTCTTGTCTGTAAATTCCCCATCTTCAATTATCAACCGAGCCACCCCAACACTTCTGCACTCGCAGAACACCGTCGCCAGTTtatgctctctttctctctctctccagaCAAAGAAATACGGTAACACAACTGCTATTTCTGCTTCAGACAAGCCTAGAATCTGAAGGACTCTGATCTTTCTTCCTTCTAGTAGGGAAACCAGCATCATGTCTACTAAATCCAAGTAAGTTTCTTTCTTGCAGATCTGATGTGGGAcattctttctttgtttctttagCTCTGTTTTTACCctcattttttcttgtttttgggctGTTTTGCATCAGCTGCTCTGCAGTGCCGCATTAGTCTCTGATatgggattttttttcccccttgctGTCTTTATTTCTGTTGGGGTTCTGtaattctttccattttctCTGTCTTGGTTGTTTGCTTTTGCTGCTTGTCCCTGCTGCGAAGCACGTTATTACGGAATTGTGGTCTGTTCGGTTAATCCCTTGGTTTGTGCACTTGTGTATTTTTGAATTTAGGTTGCTTGCTAGAGTCCTAATTTGCTGATATGGATCTGGGATCTGAACTTCTTGCTTAAACTAAATAAATTTCGCTGGGGATTATTGTCatctttgcttgtttgttttctcTGTTTCCTTTTCTTGGTCCATCGGGATGGAATGTGTCAATAGATCTTCATTCTTTGCTTTAAAGTTGTAAAGATTACATTTTgtttatctctttgtattgaATGATAAGTCATGAATTGGATCATAATCTGCTGAATATGATATTCAACCAGTCATGTAATGGTGCCATTTTGTGAACTCCAAACAGATCTAGTGGTTTTTCTGAAACAACTCCGAATAGCAAAGTATCACCTGCAACCCCAAAGGTTAGTAAACTCAGCAGCAGGGGGGGAGTGACTAAATCTGCTACTGATTCACCTTCCCGCCTGCAAAGTACACGCATTTCAGTTGATCTTTCACCAAGATCTGTTGCTTCCAAGCCTACAGTCGAGCGCAAGCCCACGAAGCTTGGTACCCCTCCTGATGTAAGTTTTCATGAACTCCTTCCTGTTGCGTAGCCAAGCTCCTGTTCTATAAGTGATACGGTTATCATTCTGCAGAAGAAACCGACTGCATCTCCAACTCCAACTCGTATATTGAAGCCGTCAGAACTACAGGCTGAACTAAATATTGTCCAGGAAGATCTCAAGAAGGCCAAGGAAAAGCTAGTCTCATTAGAGAAAGAGAAATCGCAGGCTCTTGAAGAATTAAAGGAAGCCAAGAGTTTGGCTGACGAAGCAAATGAGAAGCTCAGTGAGGCTTTGGTGGCTCAAAGGCGAGCTGAAGAAGATTCTGAGATTGAGAAATTTCGAGCAGTTGAGATGGAACAGGCTGGCATTGAGGCAGCTCAGAAGAAGGAAGAGGAATGGCAGAAAGAGCTTGAAGCTGTGAGGAATCAACATGCATTGGATGTGTCCGCCCTACTTTCCGCTACTCAGGAGCTTCAGAGGGTAAAGCAAGAGCTTGCCATGACTTCTGATGCAAAAAACCAGGCACTCAGCCATGCTGATGATGCAACTAAGATTGCTGAGATTCATGCTGGAAAGGTTGAAATTCTGTCCGGTGAAGTTGTCCGATTGAAATCTTTGCTTGATTCAAGGATGGAAATAGAGGCTGATGAGAATGCCAAATTAGTGGCAGAGTTGAAACTAGAGATAGAGACTTTGAGGCAAGAACTCAAGAATGCAAAAAGCTACGAGGAGATATTGGCGGAAAAGGAGGCTAGTCTTGAGCAACTTAATGTTGAGCTGGAGGCTGCAAAAATGGCAGAGTCTTATGCGCACTGTTTAATGGATGAATGGAAAAAAAAGGTTGAAGAATTAGAGCTTCAAACAGAGGAAACAAAGCGGTTGGAAAGATCAGCATCAGAATCTCTCGAATCAGTAATGAAACAACTTGAAGGGAGTAATGATTTGTTGCATGATGCAGAATCTGAGATTGCATCTCTTAAAGAAAAGGTCGGATTGATAGAAATCTCAAATAGAAGGCAGAAAGCAGATTATGAGGAATCAGAACGTCATCTTCAGATGGCCAAGGAAGAAGCTTCTAATCTGGAAAACAAGGTTGAATCTCTTACAGCTGAGCTTGAAGCCGTGAAGGAGGAGAAAACTCAGGCCTTAAACAATGAGAAACTTGCTGCTTCCAGCGTGCAAACCCTATTGGAAGAGAAAAACAAGCTCATAAATGAGTTGGAAAATTCTAGggatgaagaagagaaaagtaaaaaggcaaTGGAAAGCTTGGCATCAGCCTTGCATGAAGTTTCTTCAGAAGCAAGAGAAGCCAAAGAAAAGTTGCTCTCTGTCCAAGGTGAGCATGAAAATTATGAAACGCAAATAGAAGATCTGAAGCTTGCTCTGAAAGAAACAAATGAGAAGTATAAGACCTTGCTTGATGATGCAAAACAAGAAATCGACGTTCTAACCAATTTGAATGAACAATCTAAGCAGAAgcagcaaaacttgaagagtgaGTGGGCGCAGAAGGAACTTCAACTGATGACCTCTCtcaagaaaattgaagaagttaaCTCTTCAAGGGAAAAAGAGATAAGCAGATTGGTTACTTTGCATAAAGCGGCAGAGGATGAAGCTGGTGCAAACAAGGAAGAAGAAATTCGTTTGAAGACTCTGCTTAGGGAAGCAGAGTCTGAGGTCTCTTATTTAAAGGAAgttcttggagaagctaaggcAGAAAGCATGAGCTTGAAAGAAAGTTTATTGGACAAAGAGAACGAATTTCAGAATATTCTTCAGGAGAATGAGGAGCTCCGAAATAGTGAAGCTGCCTGTCAAATGAAGGTCGCAGAGTTGTCTAAATTGCTTGAAGAAGCTTTGGCCAAAAAGCAAGCTGAAGAAAATGGTGAGCTTACAGACAGTGAAAAAGATTATGATATGCTCCCAAAGGTGGTGGAATTTTCTGAACAAAATGGAGGTGGAAGCCAAGAGAAGCCAAAGATGGAGCTCTCCACTCAGCAATCTGAGCATCATCTTGAGGAACACCTTCCAGAACTAGAAAAACTCTCACATGATGATGCTCTACAGACTGGTGCTGAGAAAGATGTATTAAATGGAAGaccaaaagaaaatgagaataaAGATAAGGAAGACGATGACTCTGTAGAAGCTGATTCAAAAATGTGGGAAAGCTACAAGGTTGGGGAAAAAGACTTCTCTCCAGAGGGGGATGCTGAGCAGGAATCTATTGAGGAGGACTTGGAATCTAAGGCTGATGGTAGTGAGGGCAATGACCAGGCTAATGGGCTTCCTTCAAAAGAAAACTTTGATGACAGTGGAAGTTCACCAACTAAGCAGCAAggtcagaagaagaagaaagctctGCTCCGCAAGTTTGGCAGCCTACTCAAGAAGAAGGGCACTAGCAACCAGAAATAGTATACCTATGCCCATGTAACATCTTTGTAAACATGAACATGGTTATGTCACTTTGTGCGTGTGATTATTCTCATGTATGCATACTGATTGGTTTTGTAACAAGTTTTTACTGTCGAgattttgttaattacatttcatttccaaccaattattctttttttttcgtctTTAATTGATTCTTAGATGAAACTGTAAGCAATTTTGGGAATGCTGTATTATAGAAGCTTCTATTTCTTCTACAATGCTCAAACATAACATGATACATGCTGGAACAAAGGGAAACTAGCATACTAACAAAAATTGAAGATGGGTATACATGGTGTTCCTTGCTACTAGGGCTTTATTCTGCCacctttcttatttttgttctcAGAATTTGAAGATCCATAGCAGTATGAGAAACAGAATGCTATGAAAGGCATTGGCCACCTTCAAGGAGTTTTACACTACACTGGCTTGTGACTGCCTCGATGAGGAAGGTCTTGAAGGACAAGTCAAACAAGAGCAAACAATGGGAATCTCTGCCTATGCAAACTTTTTGCTGCTCAAACTGCAGGTAATATATTGCTACTTTATGATAACCTTGTTTTCACTTTACATGGTCTGTTGTAAATTAGTCCTTTTATTGATTTGTAATGAATTTGTGGTGCATTTGCTGGTTTACAAGTGTTCATGTTGTCTTTCATCATGAAACTACCAGTTAAGTTGAATAAATATTaagcaaaacaaacaagagtTTCGTATTTTGAGAATGATGGAAGAAACTAAATTTCTCGAGTACGTATTCCGTGCTTCATCATATGTATTTTATGTCCCCTAATCTGATAGATTTATTTGAGAAATATTTCTCTGTTTATAGAGAAGGTAGTATCTAAAACCTTTTCTATCTTGCATTTGGATGGTATTTCCACACTGAAGCCTTACTTTTGAAATCATGTTGAACTCTAGTTTTGGGTTCTCAGATTTGGTCCTATCTGCAGAAACTAGTTAACAATAAATCTGCTAACATGATGACCTGAATTTTGCTGTCCATAGGAGTTCTGTATCATGATAAATGCTGCTATAGTGAAAATTGCTTCAGATGTACTGTAGAAGCTCAGGAAAAGAGATTGTTCATGCATAGGAATAGGTATTCAAAGTGTAGTTATCTTTACCTTTTTCTTCTCACGCAagtcaattttggacttgtttgagttTCACTTTTCTGATGATCTTCAAAATCGGACGTGGAAATTAAGATGATGCTACTTAACTATGCTTCCTCATTTGCCTGGCTGTACCTATCGCGTGAGAGATTCTGACCCTAAAAAGCTGGAGTTTTAAATAATGCACACGCCTAAATCCCCAATGACAAGTCTCCTGTTGATAAAAACTCGCATGATTGATGAGCATAAGATTCCAGTATTTAGGAAGGTGTTTTTTCAATCAAGCTTCTTGTGCGGCTGTGCCTCATATGttcaaaaatctggaaattgttatCAGAATTTGCCAATGCAATCTATTTTTTTGTAGATGTTACAATTGAGGCATAATGTGAAGTTGAAGGACATGACTGCAGACAAGTTTTCCTGACTCATATTTGTATCAGATGGTTGGACTATATCATTGTAGTTAAAATGGTGGTTTGATGCTTcagattttcatttttattttgtaggAGAAGGGCTGATTAGTTTTGAAGACAAATGATGAGAATTTGCAAGCATGGATTTAACAAGTGATGAGATTTTGCTTAGACTGACAAGAGGAGCAGGTATTTAGTTCACATGAATGACTAAGTcgaaaccagaatttttctcaaATGGATCATTATGTTAATTTCTTCTAAAATACAAGTTTTAGTTTAACCAGTTGGATTTTGCACCTAAAATTATGTATGCTAGTCTTCTGTCCTCTGGTAATCTAGTTGTCGTTGTTGGACTGCTATCCTTCATATGCTGTTATGCAAAACCTGGAAAAGTGAAGGCTTAAAAAAGTCAAGGCCAAGCTCATTTATGAACCAGTCTGAAACTGTTGTAATTATAACATTTTTGAGCGATGAAGTTATAAATAGACCTTCCGTAACATGCACAAGCATATGCGCATACTCTTAGTATCTGATAGTGTATATTCCGACACTTTGGACTCTTTTTGGAAAATATCTGACCACAATGGGAGAGCTACATAGAGATGTGCAGTCTCTTTTACATTTGCCTTTTACTAAAATATGTGCAGAGAAATTAATCACCTCTCTGAGAAAAGGTAGAGTCCCATCTTGCATTCATGCTCTTATCTATTCAGTTTACGCTTGCATAGGCTTGTCAAGTTGAGGCTTGTCAGGATAGCAGTCAGCGGGACAAGTTCTTCATACATATGGAGTCTTGAATTCTGAAGGAAAATGGAGATGCTTCTTTTTAGATGGAAACAAATGGAGATGCTTCCTTTTAGATGGAAACAAACACCTCACTCCTTAGTGTGTGTGTATGGTTCCATTCTATTTTCATGtggaaatcttttttttttttttatcacaaaaTTGCAGTATCAAGCCAAAAATGGCAAAGATGGTTGCTAAGAATCAAAGAAATCAAGTTCAATTAAAAGATGACTTGAGCTCTTTTGGGTAGTTTATTTATGCTGTTAGGATGTCTGATCAGACCGAAAGTTTAACCGACTGACAATGGGTTTATAACATAATTTTCATCATTTCATAGTGTATAAataatttcattccatttttattttcattaggTATAGATACCATATAACCTCGAGGTATGGATTAAGTGGTACGAGAAAAGAGAGCGTATAATCCTGGGGGATGGATTGGATGGTAGGAAAAAAGGGAGCGTAAGAGAGAGGTTTCGAATTCGAGATCTTTCACTTGcactaaagaaaaaaaaacgtaGAACAAAATATTCAATTATCAATGTCCATCcaaaaagtaagcaaattttctgcaaataaGCAGTGAACAGGAGAATTGAAAGTAAAATTACCCAAAAGAAAGTTGTCAAACGGATGAGTACCATTATTATTTATTGCTTTCACAATTGTTATAATAGCTCCCTCCTATATGGATTTACCCAACGTAAAAATGTCCAAAAACAACATCTGCTCCATTTGCTCGATCAACTCAACCATCTTACacagaaaagaaaattgaagatAAAGAAAGGGCTCTATGATAAATTTATTTGGACCTTATTCTTTTTATGCTTTAGTTGTATCCTTACTCCTTAGTCCTTCATCGTTAAGAGCAATCTTGTTTGCAACAATAGAAGCAAAGGCACGCATTTGCATTTGAGCAAAATCCACGAGCAATGTTGTGAAATTTCCCTCCATGTTGTCTCACACATTCTCCATTGCAAGTATCATTTTGGCAAGTTTTTCCAAGGGGAATGGCAACCGCACATTCTTCAGTTCCATCCACCTTTGATATTGATCCAAAGCCTATATTTGGATTCAGCAAAAAGAGTAAAGAGTTAACATctcaatatacatatatatacatatatatagaaaataaataaatgtatatttgcCATGCAAGGATGTACAAGAAAATCAAAAaccttctaaaatatttttttcccatttaaTGCCAAACATAATTATGGCCCctttgggcaaatgaattttttggttgtttgtctaaaactttactgtaacttactgtagaagttttttaaaaaatttttgaagtgtgttttttttttttttgaatattttgaagtgtatagtttaaaaactttgaaaagttttttgaagttactgtaactaaagtttttaaaaaaacttgtaacagacaaatttggcaaaaaacttGTCTACCAAACAAGGCCTAATTAACATCCTAATAGAAAAGCTATGTATGTGCATTGATGTACATAGAAATGATAAAGAATTTATTGACAAGGACAAAACTCAAGACCCTTTGTTTGGAATGGCAAGTACAATAAGGGAATAAATTTACCCTTGTCTAATCACAAAGAATGACCCAcaatgggggggggggggtaaaaaatgcaagacagGATGCTCAGAGAA is drawn from Coffea arabica cultivar ET-39 chromosome 1c, Coffea Arabica ET-39 HiFi, whole genome shotgun sequence and contains these coding sequences:
- the LOC113692880 gene encoding WEB family protein At3g02930, chloroplastic-like isoform X2, coding for MSTKSKSSGFSETTPNSKVSPATPKVSKLSSRGGVTKSATDSPSRLQSTRISVDLSPRSVASKPTVERKPTKLGTPPDKPTASPTPTRILKPSELQAELNIVQEDLKKAKEKLVSLEKEKSQALEELKEAKSLADEANEKLSEALVAQRRAEEDSEIEKFRAVEMEQAGIEAAQKKEEEWQKELEAVRNQHALDVSALLSATQELQRVKQELAMTSDAKNQALSHADDATKIAEIHAGKVEILSGEVVRLKSLLDSRMEIEADENAKLVAELKLEIETLRQELKNAKSYEEILAEKEASLEQLNVELEAAKMAESYAHCLMDEWKKKVEELELQTEETKRLERSASESLESVMKQLEGSNDLLHDAESEIASLKEKVGLIEISNRRQKADYEESERHLQMAKEEASNLENKVESLTAELEAVKEEKTQALNNEKLAASSVQTLLEEKNKLINELENSRDEEEKSKKAMESLASALHEVSSEAREAKEKLLSVQGEHENYETQIEDLKLALKETNEKYKTLLDDAKQEIDVLTNLNEQSKQKQQNLKSEWAQKELQLMTSLKKIEEVNSSREKEISRLVTLHKAAEDEAGANKEEEIRLKTLLREAESEVSYLKEVLGEAKAESMSLKESLLDKENEFQNILQENEELRNSEAACQMKVAELSKLLEEALAKKQAEENGELTDSEKDYDMLPKVVEFSEQNGGGSQEKPKMELSTQQSEHHLEEHLPELEKLSHDDALQTGAEKDVLNGRPKENENKDKEDDDSVEADSKMWESYKVGEKDFSPEGDAEQESIEEDLESKADGSEGNDQANGLPSKENFDDSGSSPTKQQGQKKKKALLRKFGSLLKKKGTSNQK
- the LOC113692880 gene encoding WEB family protein At3g02930, chloroplastic-like isoform X1, which encodes MSTKSKSSGFSETTPNSKVSPATPKVSKLSSRGGVTKSATDSPSRLQSTRISVDLSPRSVASKPTVERKPTKLGTPPDKKPTASPTPTRILKPSELQAELNIVQEDLKKAKEKLVSLEKEKSQALEELKEAKSLADEANEKLSEALVAQRRAEEDSEIEKFRAVEMEQAGIEAAQKKEEEWQKELEAVRNQHALDVSALLSATQELQRVKQELAMTSDAKNQALSHADDATKIAEIHAGKVEILSGEVVRLKSLLDSRMEIEADENAKLVAELKLEIETLRQELKNAKSYEEILAEKEASLEQLNVELEAAKMAESYAHCLMDEWKKKVEELELQTEETKRLERSASESLESVMKQLEGSNDLLHDAESEIASLKEKVGLIEISNRRQKADYEESERHLQMAKEEASNLENKVESLTAELEAVKEEKTQALNNEKLAASSVQTLLEEKNKLINELENSRDEEEKSKKAMESLASALHEVSSEAREAKEKLLSVQGEHENYETQIEDLKLALKETNEKYKTLLDDAKQEIDVLTNLNEQSKQKQQNLKSEWAQKELQLMTSLKKIEEVNSSREKEISRLVTLHKAAEDEAGANKEEEIRLKTLLREAESEVSYLKEVLGEAKAESMSLKESLLDKENEFQNILQENEELRNSEAACQMKVAELSKLLEEALAKKQAEENGELTDSEKDYDMLPKVVEFSEQNGGGSQEKPKMELSTQQSEHHLEEHLPELEKLSHDDALQTGAEKDVLNGRPKENENKDKEDDDSVEADSKMWESYKVGEKDFSPEGDAEQESIEEDLESKADGSEGNDQANGLPSKENFDDSGSSPTKQQGQKKKKALLRKFGSLLKKKGTSNQK